From the genome of Burkholderiales bacterium:
TCGTTGAGCGCGTATGGCAATGGAAACAGCAGTCGGGCGCCAATATCACGCGCCAAATGCGCCGCCTCGGAGTCTCGGGCAACTGGGACTACGCGAGCGCCAATGGCCAGCATGCCGGTTATTTCACGATGGACGAGCGTATGTCGCGCGCAGTCATCGAAGTGTTCGTGCAGCTGTATGAACAAGGGCTGATTTACCGCGGCAAACGCCTGGTCAACTGGGACCCGGTGCTCGGCACAGCAGTGTCCGACTTGGAAGTCGACAACGAGGAAGAAGACGGCAAAATTTGGGAGATCCGCTATCCGATGGAAAACGGCGCGAACGGCGTGGTGGTCGCAACCACGCGACCCGAAACCTTGCTGGGCGACGTGGCGGTGGCGGTAAATCCCGGGGACAAACGCTACAAATCCCTTGTAGGAAAGCACGTCAGACTCCCTCTCACCAGCCGAATCATTCCGGTCATAGCCGACGAATATGTGGATCCGGTATTCGGCACCGGCTGCGTGAAAATCACGCCGGCGCACGACTTCAATGACTATCAGGTTTGGTTACGCCACAAGGATTTATCCTATCTTCCGATGTTCAGCATCCTAACTCTTGACGCGCGGATAATTGGCGGTTCGATTTCACCCATCGGCACCCAATCTCAGAAGCATTTCGCCTCCAATGAATATGGCGGGAAAACTGAGTCAGTAGACACACAGCAGCTTGCAACGGACCTCGGCATTCCGAAGGAGTACTGGGGCCTCGACCGCTTCGAGGCACGTAAGCGCATCCTCACGGACCTCAAAGCTCAGGATCTGCTGGTTTCAGAAAAGCCGTACAAGCTGCGCGTGCCTCGCTCCGGACGCACCGGCGTGATTGTCGAGCCGATGCTCACCAATCAGTGGTTTATCGATCTCACCCGCGATACGCGAGCCGACTGGAAACCGGGCCCGGGCGGCCGCATCGCGCTGACTAAACCGGCGGTAGATGCTGTTAGAAGCAACGCTGTAAAGTTCTTTCCTGAACATTGGGCCACCACATACAACCACTGGCTGGAGAATATCCAGGACTGGTGCATCTCGCGCCAATTGTGGTGGGGCCACCAGATTCCTGCATGGTACGACGAAAAAGGCAATTGCTATGTTGCGCGCGATGAAGCGGAAGCAAACACGAAAGCCGCCGCAAAAGGCAGGATCGCGTTGACACGTGATGAAGATGTGCTGGATACCTGGTTTTCCTCGGCGCTGGTGCCGTTTTCCTCGCTCGGCTGGCCGGAAAAAACCGAAGATCTCGAAATATTCCTGCCGTCCTCGGTGCTGGTGACGGGTTTCGACATTATTTTCTTCTGGGTGGCGCGGATGATCATGATGACGCTGCACTTCGCCGGTAAAGTGCCTTTCCGCCATGTTTACATCAACGCCATCGTGCGCGATGCCGACGGCCAAAAGATGTCGAAATCAAAAGGCAACACCGTTGACCCCCTTGATCTGATAGACGGCATCAGCCTGGAGGAACTGCTGGCGAAATCCACGATCGGTCTGTTGCGTGACGAGCACAAAGGAAAAATCGAGAAATACATCCGCCGCCATTACCCGAACGGCATTCCTTCCTACGGCGCGGATGCGTTGCGCTTTACGTTTGCCTCGCTCGCCAGCTTCGCGCGCACGCTCAATTTCGACCTCAATCGCTGCGAAGGCTATCGCAATTTCTGCAACAAGCTGTGGAACGCGGCGCGTTTCGTGCTTATGAACTGCGAAGGCAAAGATTGCGGGGTGGGCGAAGCGAAACCTTTTGTGCTTTCTTCCCGAGACCGGTGGATTATCAGCCGCCTTCAGCGGACCGAGGACGAAGTGGAACGAGGTTTTTCCGAATACCGTTTCGACAATGTGGCGAACGCCATTTATCAGTTCGTATGGGACGAGTACTGCGACTGGTACGTCGAAATTGCCAAGGATCAGCTGGCGAAAGGCTCCGAAGACGAGCAGCGTGGCGCGCGTCGAACGCTGGTTGCCGTACTGGAGGCGGCACTGCGACTTGCGCATCCGATTATCCCGTTCATTTCCGAAGAACTGTGGCAGCGGATCGCACCGCTTGCAGGGCAGAGCGGCGAAAGCATTATGCTCGCGCCTTACCCAAAGTCGCAGGCCGAGCGTATTGACAAACAGGCCGAGGCAGAAATGGGCCGGATGCAAGAGCGCGTCAACGCGATCCGCAAGCTGCGCGGCGAAATGGGAATTCCTCCCTCGCAGCGTGTCTCGCTTTACGCGTCGGGGGACGGCGACATGAATGAGCTTCAGGCAAGTGTTGCAGCGACGGTCGCGCTCGCGCGCTTATCCGACTTCAATATCGTCCCCAAGCTTCCCGAGCACGACGCGCCGGTTTTGCACGTCGGTGATTGGCGCCTTATGGTGCAGGTAGAAACCGACGTTGCCGCTGAGCGCAAGCGTCTGAAAAAGGAAATCACTCGGGTAGAGGACGAAATCGCCAAGGCAATTGCCAAGCTGGCTAATCCGGAATTCATCACGCGCGCTCCCACCGATGTTGTTGAGCGGCAAAAGGAACGTCTCGCCAACTTCGGTGCAGCGCTGGAGAAACTCAGCGCACAGCTTGAGAAACTGCGTTAAGGGTAATACCTTGCCCGCATGCGCTGGCAATATGCTTCGAGGTGCGGGCATTTAAGGGCGTGCTGCTTGAGCGCGGAATCAAGCGGAACCAGAATGATATTGGCGAGAAAAGCATAAGCGGTTGCGTCCAGCGACGTCGGATTTTCTCCCATGAAAAACGGTTTGCCGCCCAGGAATTCGGCGAGCGCAATAATGTCGATATTGCCGATGTGGTAAACCTCTTCCGCGCTGTGTCTGCCCATGCCTTGTCCCCACAGTTGCCTGGCAACGCCACGGCGCGCCAATGCGGAAATTGGCCTGCGCAGCAATACCGGAACAGGCTTGAAAAACTCCGCCCGGGTCATTTTCCAGCCTTGCGGCACCATCCAGCGCGCATACACAATCGTCCAGTAGAGATTTTCTTCCATCATTCTGCGCAGGGCGAGGGCTTGCGCGTTCTCAAGAGCCGTGAGCCTTGCATCAAGCGGATCCCCATAAGCCGATTTGAGGTATTCGATGATGAAGCTGGAATCGGCGACAATCTTGCCGCTATCGCGGATGTAAGGCAATTTTCGTTTGGGCGCCTTGAAATGGCTCGCATTAGGTGCGATCTCATAGGGGATACGCGCCATGCGCAGGTAGTTTTCCACTTTCATGCAGAAGGGACTCGCGTTTGGCAAGCCAAATGCGGGTTGGAACTGATAAAGCGCGATCATGGCGGTTATCGGCGCGTGTATTACCGCTTTTTCATGAAGAAAATAAATTCCCCGCGCTCCTCAGATTGCGACAGCAATTCGTTTCCGGTCTGTCTGGAGAACGCAAGAAAATCCTTGACCGATCCGGGGTCGGTCGCTAGCACCTTCAATACCTGTCCCGAAGACATCTCGGACAGCGTTTTTTTGGT
Proteins encoded in this window:
- a CDS encoding sulfurtransferase TusA family protein, with amino-acid sequence MNFDKEIDTRGLNCPLPILRTKKTLSEMSSGQVLKVLATDPGSVKDFLAFSRQTGNELLSQSEERGEFIFFMKKR
- a CDS encoding valine--tRNA ligase; its protein translation is MELPKSFDPHVIENRWYKEWEKRGYFAHSPSSDKPAYCVQLPPPNVTGTLHMGHAFQQTLMDILIRYHRMRGFNTNWVMGTDHAGIATQIVVERQLDMENKTRSDLGREKFVERVWQWKQQSGANITRQMRRLGVSGNWDYASANGQHAGYFTMDERMSRAVIEVFVQLYEQGLIYRGKRLVNWDPVLGTAVSDLEVDNEEEDGKIWEIRYPMENGANGVVVATTRPETLLGDVAVAVNPGDKRYKSLVGKHVRLPLTSRIIPVIADEYVDPVFGTGCVKITPAHDFNDYQVWLRHKDLSYLPMFSILTLDARIIGGSISPIGTQSQKHFASNEYGGKTESVDTQQLATDLGIPKEYWGLDRFEARKRILTDLKAQDLLVSEKPYKLRVPRSGRTGVIVEPMLTNQWFIDLTRDTRADWKPGPGGRIALTKPAVDAVRSNAVKFFPEHWATTYNHWLENIQDWCISRQLWWGHQIPAWYDEKGNCYVARDEAEANTKAAAKGRIALTRDEDVLDTWFSSALVPFSSLGWPEKTEDLEIFLPSSVLVTGFDIIFFWVARMIMMTLHFAGKVPFRHVYINAIVRDADGQKMSKSKGNTVDPLDLIDGISLEELLAKSTIGLLRDEHKGKIEKYIRRHYPNGIPSYGADALRFTFASLASFARTLNFDLNRCEGYRNFCNKLWNAARFVLMNCEGKDCGVGEAKPFVLSSRDRWIISRLQRTEDEVERGFSEYRFDNVANAIYQFVWDEYCDWYVEIAKDQLAKGSEDEQRGARRTLVAVLEAALRLAHPIIPFISEELWQRIAPLAGQSGESIMLAPYPKSQAERIDKQAEAEMGRMQERVNAIRKLRGEMGIPPSQRVSLYASGDGDMNELQASVAATVALARLSDFNIVPKLPEHDAPVLHVGDWRLMVQVETDVAAERKRLKKEITRVEDEIAKAIAKLANPEFITRAPTDVVERQKERLANFGAALEKLSAQLEKLR
- a CDS encoding glutathione S-transferase family protein, whose protein sequence is MIALYQFQPAFGLPNASPFCMKVENYLRMARIPYEIAPNASHFKAPKRKLPYIRDSGKIVADSSFIIEYLKSAYGDPLDARLTALENAQALALRRMMEENLYWTIVYARWMVPQGWKMTRAEFFKPVPVLLRRPISALARRGVARQLWGQGMGRHSAEEVYHIGNIDIIALAEFLGGKPFFMGENPTSLDATAYAFLANIILVPLDSALKQHALKCPHLEAYCQRMRARYYP